One Delphinus delphis chromosome 3, mDelDel1.2, whole genome shotgun sequence genomic region harbors:
- the LOC132422484 gene encoding Golgi phosphoprotein 3-like, protein MTTHPLTNNNIKQRLIKKVQEAVLDKWVNDPHCMDKRLLALIYLAHTSDVLENTFAPLVDEQYDLATKRVRQLLDLDPEVECLKASTNEVLWAVVAAFTK, encoded by the coding sequence ATGACGACACATCCCCTCACCAACAACAACATTAAGCAGCGCCTCATCAAGAAGGTGCAGGAAGCCGTTCTCGACAAATGGGTGAACGACCCTCACTGCATGGACAAGCGCCTGCTGGCCCTCATCTACCTGGCCCACACCTCGGATGTCCTGGAGAACACGTTCGCGCCCCTCGTGGACGAGCAGTACGATTTAGCCACCAAGCGGGTGCGGCAGCTCCTGGACTTAGACCCTGAGGTGGAGTGTCTGAAGGCCAGCACCAACGAGGTGCTGTGGGCAGTGGTGGCCGCCTTTACCAAGTGA